In Parasegetibacter sp. NRK P23, a single genomic region encodes these proteins:
- the murC gene encoding UDP-N-acetylmuramate--L-alanine ligase: MIKLEQIQHIYFIGIGGIGMSALACYFHARGAKVSGYDRTETPLTKQLAALGMDITYTDTEDGIPTDVQLVVYTPAVPATHKGLEFYRANGFAVIKRSDVLQIITEGAYNICIAGTHGKTTITTMTGHLLRDTGFGCNAFLGGISVNYQTNFWSDPRNVCVVEADEYDRSFLKLHPDIAVISAMDADHLDIYGTPEALEEAFIQFANQRKPGGWLISKAGLKKHDLLPKENHITYGVEKEADVKAHNIRMNDGTYTFDVEMKKPQSRSIQNIHLNMGGMHNVENATVAVAVSLLLGIEEEKIKASVASFKGVKRRFEYKVHTPEQVLIDDYAHHPEELHALISSAKALFPERKCTVIFQPHLFSRTRDFAEGFAETLMMADETILLPIYPARELPMEGVSSSMLAEKMEVQRVTLLEKTELMPWIEKYKQQQGQPRMLIMAGAGDIDALVEPVREMLNDEC; the protein is encoded by the coding sequence GTGATAAAACTGGAACAAATACAACACATCTACTTCATCGGCATCGGCGGCATCGGTATGAGCGCTCTCGCCTGCTACTTTCATGCCCGTGGCGCGAAAGTAAGCGGATACGACCGCACCGAAACACCGCTTACAAAGCAACTCGCTGCCCTGGGAATGGACATCACCTATACGGATACCGAAGATGGCATTCCCACAGATGTGCAACTGGTAGTATATACCCCCGCTGTGCCTGCCACCCACAAAGGGCTTGAGTTCTACCGCGCCAACGGCTTCGCCGTCATCAAAAGAAGCGATGTGCTGCAGATCATTACCGAAGGCGCCTACAATATCTGCATCGCGGGCACGCACGGTAAAACCACCATCACGACGATGACAGGACACCTGCTCCGGGATACAGGATTCGGTTGCAACGCATTCCTGGGCGGAATATCCGTGAACTACCAAACGAATTTCTGGAGCGATCCCCGCAATGTATGTGTGGTGGAAGCCGATGAATATGACCGTTCCTTTCTGAAACTACATCCAGATATCGCGGTGATCAGTGCCATGGATGCCGATCATCTGGATATATATGGAACGCCGGAAGCGTTGGAGGAAGCATTCATTCAATTCGCCAATCAACGGAAACCTGGTGGCTGGCTGATTTCGAAAGCGGGATTGAAAAAGCATGATCTTCTTCCAAAAGAGAACCACATCACTTACGGTGTGGAGAAGGAAGCTGATGTGAAAGCGCACAATATTAGGATGAACGATGGAACGTACACCTTCGATGTGGAAATGAAAAAACCGCAATCGCGTTCCATTCAAAACATTCACCTCAACATGGGGGGCATGCACAATGTGGAGAACGCTACCGTGGCCGTGGCCGTATCGCTGTTGCTGGGCATCGAGGAAGAAAAAATTAAAGCATCCGTAGCCTCTTTTAAAGGGGTGAAACGCAGGTTCGAATACAAGGTGCATACACCGGAGCAGGTGCTGATCGACGATTACGCGCACCATCCGGAAGAATTGCACGCCCTCATCAGCAGCGCCAAAGCGCTTTTCCCGGAAAGGAAATGCACGGTGATTTTTCAACCCCATCTCTTTTCGCGTACCCGCGATTTTGCAGAGGGCTTCGCTGAAACGCTGATGATGGCCGACGAAACAATACTGCTGCCCATTTACCCGGCCCGGGAATTGCCTATGGAGGGAGTGAGCAGCAGTATGCTTGCGGAAAAAATGGAAGTCCAACGGGTTACCTTACTCGAAAAAACGGAATTGATGCCGTGGATCGAAAAGTATAAGCAACAGCAAGGACAACCTCGTATGCTGATTATGGCCGGAGCAGGAGATATAGATGCTTTGGTGGAACCGGTGAGAGAAATGTTGAATGATGAATGTTGA
- the murG gene encoding undecaprenyldiphospho-muramoylpentapeptide beta-N-acetylglucosaminyltransferase, giving the protein MKEQIENRMGQQKKIIIAGGGTGGHIFPAIAIANALKKMDPATEFLFVGAKGKMEMEKVPQAGYKIEGIDIAGLNRSSLIKNISLPWKLIKSFFQVRRIVNDFRPDAVIGVGGYSSFPVLRFAQQKGIPTFIHESNSFAGKANIMLGKKATRIMVAAEKMDKFFPKEKIVVTGNPVRSVITESHASREEALSFFGLKVNQPVVLVVGGSLGAKSINEAIETGVATIQEEGIQLIWQTGQLFGERATQAAQGKEGIKVMPFIREMEMAYAAADVVVSRAGAMAIAELCVVGKPVIFVPYPFAAEDHQTANAKELEAASAAEMVKDETVKTTLVPTLLELVKNETKRKQFIDNIKKKGVKDADKKIAEIISQNS; this is encoded by the coding sequence TTGAAAGAGCAGATTGAAAATAGAATGGGTCAACAAAAGAAAATAATCATTGCAGGAGGAGGTACCGGGGGGCATATATTCCCCGCGATCGCTATTGCGAATGCGTTGAAGAAAATGGATCCTGCCACTGAATTTTTGTTTGTGGGCGCAAAGGGGAAAATGGAAATGGAGAAAGTGCCGCAGGCCGGTTACAAGATAGAAGGAATAGATATCGCGGGATTAAACAGGAGTTCTTTGATAAAAAATATTTCCCTTCCCTGGAAACTCATCAAAAGTTTTTTCCAGGTAAGAAGGATCGTCAATGATTTTCGTCCCGATGCGGTAATTGGTGTAGGTGGCTATTCCAGCTTTCCCGTACTGCGTTTCGCGCAGCAGAAAGGAATACCCACGTTCATCCACGAATCCAATTCATTCGCGGGCAAGGCCAACATCATGCTGGGAAAAAAAGCGACCCGCATCATGGTGGCCGCGGAGAAAATGGACAAGTTCTTTCCAAAAGAAAAGATCGTGGTAACTGGGAACCCGGTACGTAGTGTGATCACTGAAAGCCATGCATCCAGGGAAGAAGCGCTTTCCTTCTTCGGATTGAAAGTCAACCAACCAGTGGTGTTGGTGGTGGGCGGTAGTCTTGGAGCGAAAAGTATCAATGAAGCCATCGAAACCGGAGTAGCAACGATTCAGGAAGAAGGCATCCAACTGATCTGGCAAACCGGGCAGCTTTTCGGAGAAAGGGCCACACAAGCCGCGCAGGGAAAGGAAGGCATCAAAGTGATGCCTTTCATCCGCGAAATGGAAATGGCCTATGCCGCCGCCGATGTGGTGGTGTCCCGTGCGGGTGCCATGGCCATCGCTGAATTGTGTGTGGTGGGAAAGCCGGTGATTTTTGTACCGTATCCTTTCGCCGCTGAGGATCATCAAACAGCAAATGCTAAAGAACTGGAAGCTGCAAGCGCCGCGGAAATGGTCAAAGATGAAACGGTAAAAACAACACTGGTGCCCACATTGCTGGAACTGGTGAAAAATGAAACAAAAAGAAAACAGTTCATAGATAATATTAAAAAGAAAGGTGTAAAAGATGCCGATAAAAAAATAGCGGAGATCATTTCGCAAAATAGTTAA
- a CDS encoding FtsW/RodA/SpoVE family cell cycle protein, giving the protein MNQLLNKTRGDKVIWALVILLALTSLLVVYSATGSLAYKMYKGNTEVYLFKQFAFIMGGLAIIFFAHKVNYTIYSKVAKLLFLLSIPLLAYTLFFGAKINEGSRWIKLPVINMTFQTSDLAKLALFMYLSRLLSKKQDVIKDFKTGFLPVIFPVGIICILIAPANLSTALLVGATSLMLLFIGRVSFKHLLLVIGIALIPVGMLVTAAVIKHKSEEGAPTAVRTEKNRLTGRVSTWISRVENFIYPNKEDVSESNYQINQAKIAIAKGGWVGKGPGNSEQRNFLPHPYSDFIYAIIIEEYGLIGGAFILFIYLVFLFRSIRLFRKCPYAFGAFLALALSFTLVIQALANMAVNVNLFPVTGVTLPLVSMGGTSFLFTCLSIGIILSVARNVEQLEGKAPPEDATQDGAAATN; this is encoded by the coding sequence GTGAACCAATTACTGAATAAAACACGCGGCGATAAAGTGATCTGGGCCCTGGTGATACTACTGGCGCTCACTTCCCTGCTCGTGGTGTACAGTGCAACGGGTTCACTCGCGTATAAGATGTATAAGGGCAACACGGAAGTGTACCTTTTTAAGCAGTTTGCGTTCATCATGGGCGGACTGGCCATCATCTTCTTCGCGCACAAAGTCAACTATACGATCTATTCGAAAGTTGCGAAGCTCTTATTCTTATTGTCGATACCATTGCTGGCCTACACGCTTTTCTTCGGTGCGAAAATCAACGAGGGAAGCCGGTGGATCAAATTGCCGGTAATCAACATGACTTTCCAGACCTCCGATCTTGCGAAGCTGGCGCTGTTCATGTACCTCTCCAGGTTACTCAGTAAAAAGCAGGACGTGATCAAGGATTTTAAAACAGGGTTTCTCCCGGTGATTTTCCCGGTAGGCATTATCTGTATCCTGATTGCGCCGGCCAACCTTTCCACCGCGTTGCTGGTAGGTGCCACGAGCTTGATGTTGCTGTTTATCGGAAGGGTTTCTTTCAAACATTTGTTACTGGTGATCGGTATCGCACTGATCCCGGTAGGCATGTTGGTAACGGCTGCGGTCATCAAACACAAATCTGAGGAGGGTGCTCCCACTGCTGTGCGTACGGAAAAAAACAGGCTCACGGGCAGGGTTTCCACGTGGATATCCAGAGTGGAAAACTTCATCTATCCCAACAAGGAAGATGTGAGCGAAAGCAATTACCAGATCAACCAAGCCAAGATCGCGATCGCAAAAGGTGGTTGGGTAGGAAAAGGACCGGGCAACAGTGAGCAAAGGAATTTCCTGCCGCACCCGTATTCAGATTTTATCTACGCGATCATCATCGAGGAGTATGGATTGATAGGAGGGGCGTTCATCCTGTTCATCTACCTGGTGTTCCTCTTTAGGAGCATCCGTTTGTTCAGGAAATGTCCGTATGCGTTTGGCGCTTTTCTGGCATTGGCGCTGAGTTTTACACTGGTGATCCAGGCGCTGGCGAACATGGCGGTGAACGTGAACCTGTTCCCTGTAACGGGGGTAACGCTTCCATTGGTGAGTATGGGCGGAACATCGTTCCTGTTCACCTGTTTGTCGATCGGCATCATCCTGAGTGTGGCCAGGAACGTGGAGCAGCTGGAAGGAAAGGCGCCACCGGAAGATGCAACGCAGGATGGAGCTGCGGCCACAAACTAA
- the murD gene encoding UDP-N-acetylmuramoyl-L-alanine--D-glutamate ligase — MNERMVILGAAESGVGAALLAKQHGYDVFVSDAGSIKEVYKKELRGNGIEFEEGQHTEELILNASEVMKSPGIPEKNELVKKIRKKGIKVISEIELAYRFKGESKIVAITGSNGKTTTTSMIYHICKEAGLDCALVGNIGYSFAKQVAENPKPLYIAEISSFQLDDIHEFRPDIAVLVNITEDHLDRYEYNFQKYINSKFRIVENQTPADYFIYCQDDEVTMANIRNFNIHSNPLPITMKNSEILKGAFIRKDEMTVKTESENFSMSVYDFTLRGKHNQYNTMAAGVAASTLGIRKEKIRDAVKNFESLEHRMEYVATVRGVDFINDSKATNVNSLWYALESMEKPTILILGGVDKGNDYNQIMDLVKEKVKAIVCMGIDNTKIHEAFGKEMQLIVNTASAKEAVHAAFHFADKGDAVLLSPACASFDLFKNYEDRGNQFKEAVKEL; from the coding sequence ATGAACGAACGAATGGTCATATTAGGTGCCGCTGAAAGCGGTGTTGGCGCGGCGTTGCTGGCGAAGCAACACGGGTATGATGTGTTCGTTTCCGATGCGGGCAGTATCAAAGAAGTGTATAAGAAAGAACTGCGCGGCAACGGAATTGAATTTGAAGAAGGGCAGCATACGGAGGAACTTATCCTGAATGCTTCGGAAGTGATGAAGAGTCCCGGTATTCCTGAAAAGAACGAACTGGTGAAGAAGATCAGGAAGAAGGGAATAAAGGTGATCAGTGAAATTGAACTGGCCTATCGCTTCAAAGGAGAGAGTAAGATCGTGGCCATCACCGGGAGCAATGGTAAAACCACCACCACTTCTATGATCTACCACATCTGTAAAGAAGCGGGACTGGATTGCGCGCTGGTGGGCAACATTGGTTATTCTTTCGCGAAGCAGGTGGCAGAGAATCCGAAACCACTGTACATCGCGGAAATCAGCAGTTTTCAATTGGATGATATCCACGAGTTCAGACCCGATATCGCGGTATTGGTGAACATAACGGAAGATCACCTGGATCGATATGAATATAATTTTCAGAAATACATCAATAGCAAATTCAGGATAGTGGAGAACCAGACCCCGGCGGATTATTTTATCTACTGCCAGGACGACGAAGTAACCATGGCCAACATCAGAAACTTTAACATTCATTCTAACCCATTGCCGATTACCATGAAAAATAGCGAGATATTAAAAGGAGCTTTCATCCGCAAAGACGAGATGACCGTGAAAACGGAATCGGAGAACTTCTCCATGAGCGTTTACGATTTTACCCTCCGGGGAAAGCACAACCAGTACAATACTATGGCAGCAGGGGTAGCAGCGTCAACGCTGGGCATCCGGAAGGAAAAGATCCGCGACGCCGTGAAGAATTTCGAGAGCCTGGAACACCGTATGGAATACGTGGCCACCGTTCGTGGTGTGGATTTCATCAACGACTCCAAAGCCACCAACGTAAACTCGCTGTGGTACGCGCTGGAAAGCATGGAGAAACCTACCATTCTGATCCTGGGCGGTGTGGATAAAGGAAACGATTACAACCAGATCATGGACCTGGTAAAGGAAAAGGTAAAGGCCATCGTATGCATGGGTATCGATAATACCAAAATCCACGAAGCATTTGGAAAAGAAATGCAGTTGATCGTAAACACCGCCAGCGCCAAAGAAGCGGTACACGCCGCTTTTCACTTCGCAGACAAAGGCGATGCGGTATTGCTCTCGCCAGCGTGTGCCAGCTTCGACCTGTTTAAGAATTATGAAGACAGAGGCAACCAGTTTAAGGAAGCAGTGAAGGAATTATAA
- the mraY gene encoding phospho-N-acetylmuramoyl-pentapeptide-transferase: protein MLYHFFTWLKQEFNVAGAGVFQFITFRVLLAVLLSLVITTVFGKKLIRFLQNKQVGESVRDLGLAGEQQKKGTPTMGGIIILLAILIPTLLFADLNKAYIRLMIFATIWLGIIGFIDDYLKLRAKRIAQKQGVAYKKGDKDGLAGWFKILGQVVLGIVVAATILFNDNAKAYREFTGENKPPAGVEVKHVPFDGKDRVFVEAKEPITTIPFVKSHEFNYSKLLPEAMRGLTWLLYSAIVIIIVTAVSNGANITDGLDGLATGTSAIIGTCLGIFAYASGNLRFAEYLNIMYIPNLGELSIFIGAFIGATVGFLWYNAFPAQVFMGDTGSLALGGIIAALAIIVRKELLIPIFCGVFLVENLSVVIQVSYFKYTKKKYGEGRRVFLMSPLHHHYQKLGYHESKIAVRFWIVTILCVLLSIVTLKMR, encoded by the coding sequence ATGCTCTATCATTTTTTTACCTGGTTGAAACAGGAGTTTAATGTTGCGGGAGCCGGCGTGTTCCAGTTCATCACCTTCAGGGTGCTGCTGGCCGTGCTGCTCTCATTGGTGATCACGACTGTTTTCGGTAAAAAACTGATCCGTTTCTTACAGAATAAACAGGTGGGCGAATCTGTGCGTGATCTCGGTCTGGCCGGCGAACAACAGAAAAAAGGTACGCCTACCATGGGTGGTATCATCATTCTGCTCGCCATTCTTATTCCTACTTTACTTTTCGCGGACCTCAACAAAGCCTATATCCGCCTGATGATCTTCGCTACCATCTGGCTGGGCATCATCGGTTTTATAGATGATTACCTGAAACTCCGCGCAAAGCGCATCGCGCAAAAACAGGGTGTCGCTTACAAAAAAGGCGATAAAGACGGACTGGCAGGGTGGTTTAAAATATTGGGCCAGGTGGTACTCGGCATCGTGGTGGCCGCCACTATTTTGTTCAACGACAACGCCAAAGCGTACCGTGAGTTTACAGGGGAGAACAAACCGCCTGCGGGTGTGGAAGTGAAACACGTTCCCTTCGATGGAAAGGACCGCGTATTTGTGGAAGCGAAGGAACCCATCACCACCATTCCTTTTGTGAAGAGCCACGAATTCAACTATTCCAAATTATTGCCGGAAGCCATGCGTGGCCTTACCTGGTTGCTCTATTCCGCCATCGTGATCATTATTGTGACCGCCGTTTCCAATGGCGCGAACATCACGGATGGGTTGGATGGACTGGCAACGGGTACCAGCGCCATCATCGGGACCTGCCTCGGCATATTCGCGTATGCCAGTGGTAACCTGCGCTTCGCGGAATACCTCAATATTATGTATATCCCCAATCTCGGTGAGCTGTCCATTTTTATTGGTGCGTTCATCGGGGCAACCGTGGGCTTCCTCTGGTACAATGCTTTCCCTGCGCAGGTATTCATGGGCGATACCGGAAGCCTGGCGCTGGGAGGCATCATCGCCGCACTGGCCATTATCGTGCGGAAAGAATTGCTGATACCCATATTCTGCGGGGTGTTCCTCGTGGAGAACCTGAGTGTGGTGATCCAGGTTTCTTACTTCAAATACACGAAGAAGAAATACGGGGAAGGAAGGCGCGTGTTCCTGATGAGCCCGCTCCACCACCATTACCAGAAGTTGGGATACCATGAAAGTAAGATTGCCGTAAGGTTCTGGATAGTAACCATCTTATGTGTACTGCTTTCGATTGTTACACTGAAGATGCGTTGA
- a CDS encoding UDP-N-acetylmuramoyl-L-alanyl-D-glutamate--2,6-diaminopimelate ligase — MAELQNILYKVKIRSIAGERAVEVHDLQIDSRKVTPGTCFIAIVGTHSDGHQFLDKAIEAGATAVVVNKMPEHRKGGVTYVEVSDTSEAAALMAHSFYGEPSRSIKLVGVTGTNGKTTIATLLYKLFSELGYKCGLVSTVQNMIGEEVLVATHTTPDAISLNALLRKMADAGCSHVFMECSSHAIHQKRINGLEFTGGLFSNITHDHLDYHKTFDEYIRVKKAFFDQLSPEAFAISNLDDRRGTVMLQNAPARKFYYSLQSLADYKGKILENGLTGLVMMVNDMEVHFRMIGEFNAYNLLCVYGAALQLGEDKHEVLRILSRLSGAEGRFDYTVSNKDKIIGIVDYAHTPDALVNVLETIHALRSGGNAIITVAGCGGDRDKTKRPIMGQTACDYSDKAIFTSDNPRTEDPLEILKDMEAGLSSAAKRKYIVIADRKEAIKTAVSLAKPGDIVLIAGKGHEKYQEVNGVRHDFDDKKVLKEMFELLDR; from the coding sequence ATGGCGGAACTGCAGAACATATTGTACAAGGTGAAAATCAGGTCGATCGCGGGAGAGCGTGCCGTTGAAGTGCACGATCTTCAGATCGATTCCAGGAAAGTTACGCCCGGAACATGTTTCATTGCCATCGTAGGAACGCATTCAGATGGACACCAGTTCCTCGATAAAGCCATCGAAGCCGGCGCCACCGCTGTGGTGGTAAACAAGATGCCGGAACATAGGAAGGGAGGGGTTACTTATGTGGAAGTGAGTGATACTTCGGAAGCCGCGGCCCTGATGGCGCACAGCTTCTACGGTGAACCTTCGCGCAGCATAAAACTGGTAGGCGTTACCGGTACGAACGGGAAAACCACCATCGCCACGCTGCTGTACAAATTGTTTTCGGAACTGGGGTATAAATGCGGACTCGTTTCCACCGTACAGAACATGATTGGCGAAGAAGTGTTGGTGGCCACGCACACCACGCCCGATGCGATTAGTCTGAACGCTTTGCTCCGTAAAATGGCCGATGCGGGTTGTTCGCATGTGTTCATGGAATGCAGTTCACACGCCATTCACCAGAAAAGGATCAACGGGCTGGAATTCACGGGAGGACTGTTCAGTAATATCACCCATGACCACCTCGATTACCATAAAACATTCGACGAATACATCCGGGTCAAGAAGGCGTTCTTCGATCAGCTTTCTCCCGAAGCGTTCGCGATCAGCAATCTCGATGACCGCCGCGGTACCGTGATGCTGCAGAATGCGCCCGCAAGGAAATTCTATTACAGCCTGCAGTCGCTCGCGGACTACAAAGGAAAGATTCTGGAGAACGGCCTCACTGGTCTGGTGATGATGGTGAACGATATGGAAGTGCACTTCAGAATGATCGGCGAGTTCAATGCTTATAACCTGTTGTGTGTGTATGGCGCGGCATTGCAACTCGGAGAAGACAAACACGAGGTATTGCGGATACTGAGTCGGTTGAGTGGAGCCGAAGGCAGGTTCGATTATACCGTTTCCAATAAAGATAAGATCATCGGTATCGTGGATTATGCCCACACACCGGATGCGCTGGTGAACGTGTTGGAAACTATTCATGCTTTACGGTCCGGTGGAAACGCCATTATTACCGTAGCTGGTTGCGGCGGTGACCGGGATAAAACAAAACGTCCGATCATGGGCCAGACAGCCTGTGATTACAGCGATAAAGCAATTTTTACTTCCGATAACCCGCGTACTGAAGATCCACTGGAGATACTTAAGGACATGGAAGCCGGACTCAGTTCCGCGGCCAAAAGGAAGTACATCGTGATCGCCGATAGAAAGGAAGCCATTAAAACGGCGGTGAGTCTGGCAAAGCCGGGAGATATCGTGCTGATCGCGGGAAAAGGGCATGAAAAGTACCAGGAAGTGAATGGTGTGCGCCATGATTTTGACGACAAGAAGGTACTGAAAGAAATGTTCGAACTGCTGGATAGGTAA
- a CDS encoding penicillin-binding protein, with product MDIKRDILWRVYLCFIGMMVLSVLVLGRAFYLQRVEGDYWRSLGDSLHQRVEELGAERGTIYSEDGSMLSTSVPQFDIYIDFGADGLREKGGKRFTDNLDSLSYSLSQLFKDQSTEEYKRMLRLGYREKNRYFSLKKKVSFADYCQLREFPLVRQGRYKSGFVVEVQTKRLTPFGLLANRTIGLARANAQNVGLENTYDSLLKGTTGKRLVRQIARGAFAPIEGTEIEPEKGKDIITTLDVNIQDIAENALLKMLIENEAAYGTCIVMEVKTGKIKAIANLGRQTDGSYWENYNYAIQGSEPGSTFKLATMLAALEDKHVTLNSRVNLEGGTWQVGRRTVFDSEKHGKFDVSVKEAFEHSSNVGMAKIAWQYYSKNPEPFLNHLKKLRFHQVSGIDLLGESKPVIKSPKDRSWSAVTLPWMSFGYEVKVSPLQTLMLYNAVANNGKMMKPYLVSTVAKDGITVKEVQPQVLEESICSPETLKQLKAALEGVMINGTGKALWSPFYGIAGKTGTSLVANGNRGYADHIYQSSFAGYFPVNDPQYSCIVVIKNKPHAVKYYGGAVAGPVFKEIADKLYALRIKEMKAVKTNWKKDSSKFIYPGYKREMETVMDELRFTYKEVDKEDEWATLSGENAGLLLQPMPVEKGKMPDVKGMGLKDALYLLENKGLKVKIVGSGKVAAQSIAPGAAYIKKQTITIELQ from the coding sequence ATGGATATAAAACGCGACATACTTTGGAGGGTGTACCTCTGCTTCATCGGAATGATGGTGCTGAGTGTACTGGTGCTGGGACGAGCGTTTTACCTGCAACGGGTGGAAGGTGATTACTGGCGGAGCCTCGGTGACAGCCTGCACCAAAGGGTGGAAGAGCTGGGGGCGGAGCGGGGCACGATTTACAGTGAAGATGGAAGTATGCTGAGTACTTCCGTTCCGCAGTTCGATATCTATATTGATTTTGGCGCGGATGGATTACGGGAGAAAGGAGGAAAGCGTTTCACTGACAATCTCGACTCGCTTTCATACAGCCTTTCACAGCTCTTTAAAGATCAGTCAACGGAGGAGTACAAACGCATGTTGCGCCTCGGCTACCGGGAAAAGAACAGGTACTTCTCATTGAAAAAGAAAGTGTCCTTCGCCGATTATTGCCAATTGCGGGAATTCCCGCTGGTAAGGCAGGGCAGGTACAAAAGCGGATTCGTGGTGGAGGTACAAACGAAAAGGTTGACGCCGTTCGGTTTGCTCGCCAACAGAACCATAGGCCTGGCAAGGGCCAATGCCCAGAATGTAGGACTGGAAAATACCTACGACAGTTTATTGAAAGGAACGACAGGAAAAAGATTGGTGCGGCAGATTGCAAGAGGAGCTTTCGCGCCAATTGAAGGAACAGAAATAGAACCTGAAAAAGGAAAGGATATTATCACTACACTGGATGTGAATATCCAGGACATCGCGGAAAACGCGCTGTTGAAAATGCTCATTGAAAACGAGGCGGCTTACGGCACCTGTATTGTGATGGAGGTGAAAACGGGTAAGATCAAAGCCATAGCCAATCTCGGACGCCAAACAGATGGATCGTACTGGGAGAATTACAATTACGCCATCCAGGGTTCGGAGCCTGGATCAACTTTCAAACTGGCCACGATGCTGGCCGCGCTGGAAGACAAGCACGTAACGCTGAACAGCAGGGTGAACCTGGAAGGTGGCACCTGGCAGGTAGGCAGAAGAACGGTGTTCGATTCCGAAAAGCACGGCAAGTTCGACGTATCGGTGAAAGAGGCCTTCGAACACAGTTCGAATGTGGGCATGGCCAAAATAGCCTGGCAGTATTATTCGAAGAACCCGGAACCTTTTCTGAATCACCTGAAAAAGCTTCGGTTCCACCAGGTGAGCGGTATCGATTTACTGGGGGAATCAAAACCGGTGATCAAATCGCCGAAAGACAGAAGCTGGAGTGCGGTTACATTGCCCTGGATGAGTTTTGGCTACGAAGTGAAAGTGAGTCCGTTGCAAACGCTGATGTTGTACAACGCGGTGGCCAACAACGGAAAGATGATGAAGCCCTACCTGGTGAGTACGGTGGCGAAAGATGGGATCACGGTGAAAGAAGTGCAGCCGCAGGTGCTCGAAGAAAGCATCTGTAGTCCGGAAACGCTGAAGCAACTGAAGGCAGCGCTGGAGGGCGTGATGATTAATGGAACGGGAAAAGCCTTGTGGTCGCCGTTCTACGGTATCGCCGGTAAAACGGGCACATCGCTGGTGGCGAACGGGAACAGGGGGTATGCCGATCATATTTACCAGTCGTCATTTGCGGGGTATTTCCCGGTCAATGATCCGCAGTACAGTTGCATCGTGGTGATCAAGAACAAACCGCACGCGGTAAAATATTATGGCGGCGCCGTGGCGGGACCGGTGTTCAAAGAGATCGCGGATAAATTATACGCCCTGCGGATCAAGGAGATGAAAGCTGTAAAGACGAACTGGAAAAAGGACAGCAGCAAATTTATATATCCCGGTTACAAGAGAGAGATGGAAACGGTGATGGACGAATTGCGCTTTACTTATAAGGAGGTAGACAAAGAAGATGAATGGGCCACGCTGAGTGGAGAGAACGCCGGTTTGTTGTTGCAGCCGATGCCGGTGGAGAAGGGGAAGATGCCCGATGTAAAGGGAATGGGGTTGAAAGATGCGCTCTACCTGCTGGAGAACAAAGGCTTGAAAGTGAAAATTGTGGGCAGTGGAAAAGTGGCTGCCCAGTCGATAGCGCCGGGAGCGGCTTATATAAAGAAACAGACAATTACGATTGAATTGCAATAA
- a CDS encoding FtsL-like putative cell division protein encodes MSETRADWRKWFDYKWIVKNFTFFLFLSGLAVLYIANGHYADKTIMRINQTSRELKELQYEYKTVKSELMFRSKQSELVKAVAILGLEELKTPPVKLDLDSLKQD; translated from the coding sequence GTGTCGGAAACAAGAGCAGATTGGAGAAAATGGTTCGATTACAAATGGATCGTGAAGAACTTCACTTTCTTCCTTTTCTTATCGGGCCTCGCGGTATTGTATATCGCCAACGGGCATTACGCGGATAAGACGATCATGCGGATCAACCAGACATCAAGGGAACTGAAAGAGCTGCAGTACGAATACAAAACGGTGAAGAGTGAACTGATGTTCAGAAGTAAACAGAGTGAACTGGTGAAAGCCGTGGCCATACTGGGTTTGGAAGAACTGAAAACGCCACCGGTGAAACTGGATTTGGATAGTTTGAAACAGGATTAA